One stretch of Arachis duranensis cultivar V14167 chromosome 1, aradu.V14167.gnm2.J7QH, whole genome shotgun sequence DNA includes these proteins:
- the LOC110279538 gene encoding uncharacterized protein LOC110279538 → MQGGCIADIGSCGTGFDSASGSVRTKKFRTKGSELADRKGEKNKAMPRAPSIRCSSIDEALSLSSRARCNKG, encoded by the coding sequence ATGCAAGGAGGATGTATAGCTGATATAGGATCTTGTGGAACAGGATTTGATTCTGCAAGCGGTTCGGTACGAACGAAGAAATTTCGAACAAAAGGATCGGAACTCGCTGATAGGAAAGGAGAGAAAAACAAAGCAATGCCAAGAGCTCCGTCAATCCGCTGTTCATCGATAGACGAAGCTCTCTCTTTATCATCTCGCGCCAGATGCAACAAAGGATGA